The Bacteroidota bacterium genome contains a region encoding:
- a CDS encoding M24 family metallopeptidase, translating to MQPVGQGNSFYATHAAATKVIQAGLHALGITKNESEYRSYFMHGTSHFLGLDAHDPNTRALLQAGNVITVEPGIYPRRFTLR from the coding sequence TTGCAGCCTGTCGGGCAGGGAAACAGCTTTTATGCAACGCACGCAGCCGCTACTAAAGTTATTCAAGCTGGTCTGCATGCCCTTGGAATAACTAAAAACGAAAGCGAATACCGCAGCTACTTCATGCATGGCACCTCACATTTCTTGGGCTTGGATGCGCATGACCCAAACACACGCGCCTTGCTGCAAGCCGGCAATGTAATCACTGTAGAACCCGGAATATATCCCCGAAGGTTCACCCTGCGATAA
- a CDS encoding M24 family metallopeptidase → MKEQELLLIDAGAEYHGYTADITRTLPVDGSFSADEKAIYELVLAAQEAGIAACRAGKQLLCNARSRY, encoded by the coding sequence ATGAAGGAGCAAGAGCTTTTGCTTATCGATGCCGGTGCCGAATACCATGGCTATACAGCCGACATTACGCGTACCCTTCCGGTGGATGGTAGTTTTAGTGCCGATGAAAAAGCAATTTATGAGTTAGTACTTGCAGCACAGGAAGCTGGAATTGCAGCCTGTCGGGCAGGGAAACAGCTTTTATGCAACGCACGCAGCCGCTACTAA
- the rpmB gene encoding 50S ribosomal protein L28 has protein sequence MSRICDLTGKKAIVGNKVSFSNKKTKENLIPNLVVKKFFVPEDGSWVTLKVSTSALRNIHKKGISAVMKTAREKGHLSK, from the coding sequence ATGTCACGTATCTGCGATTTAACAGGCAAAAAAGCTATAGTAGGAAACAAAGTTTCTTTCTCTAATAAAAAGACAAAAGAAAATTTAATCCCGAATTTGGTGGTTAAAAAATTCTTTGTTCCCGAAGATGGTTCTTGGGTTACTTTAAAAGTATCTACCTCTGCACTTCGCAACATTCACAAAAAAGGGATTTCTGCAGTGATGAAAACTGCACGTGAAAAAGGGCATTTAAGCAAATAA
- a CDS encoding aminopeptidase P N-terminal domain-containing protein → MLLVFSEMQELNGQNFNEILFLEERTSSKELWTGRILGTSEAKKILGIQMILKNTEFQNFQLSLDKLEAIYMAPLLAVDAEEGATIDLLSMQTVSPPCWPNRVKVIYIAAH, encoded by the coding sequence ATTCTCCTTGTTTTTTCAGAAATGCAGGAGTTGAATGGCCAAAATTTTAATGAAATCTTGTTTTTGGAAGAGCGCACCTCCTCGAAAGAATTGTGGACCGGCCGCATACTGGGAACAAGTGAAGCCAAGAAAATACTTGGAATTCAAATGATTTTAAAAAATACTGAATTTCAAAACTTTCAACTTTCGTTGGATAAATTAGAAGCTATTTATATGGCTCCTTTGCTAGCAGTGGATGCCGAAGAAGGCGCAACGATTGACTTGCTCAGTATGCAAACCGTTTCACCACCATGTTGGCCGAATCGGGTAAAAGTAATATACATAGCGGCGCACTAA
- a CDS encoding M24 family metallopeptidase: MSKLREVKQAEEIALMRKAINISCKAHLELMKALDSGMNEYQAQAILEYVFKNEGAEARIPFHCGKWRKQLHFALQQQS; this comes from the coding sequence ATGAGCAAATTGCGTGAAGTGAAGCAAGCCGAAGAAATAGCATTGATGCGCAAAGCCATCAACATTTCTTGCAAGGCACATCTCGAATTAATGAAAGCGTTGGACAGCGGAATGAACGAATACCAAGCACAAGCTATTTTGGAATATGTGTTTAAAAACGAAGGTGCTGAAGCGCGGATACCCTTCCATTGTGGGAAGTGGCGAAAACAGTTGCATTTTGCATTACAGCAGCAATCGTAA